GAGACTCAGATCATTGTATTATCAGCATCAGATCATTGGATCTATCAGCATCAGCATCAGACCATTTCTATCGACCTCTGTACTTTTGTACTGTTTAACTTATAGCTTACTTGAGTAGTCATCTACGTACCACCTAGTCAGTAAAACTAGCAAGGATTAATGAGAGACTGAGAGTTTACAAACTAGTAACTATAACTAATAATACTATTGAGCTCACTTGTTAGATCCCAAGGGTGTTAAGCAAGCTGTATTACCTATTTTGATGGCTAAGCACCAATGATTTTTCATTTTTGCTGAAGCTCAGGCTCATATGCTCCTTCATGCACAGTAAAACTGAAACAAATAGTAAAAAAACATTCCGAGGTTTTTTTTGACAATGAAAATGCACGTGTGTTCTAACTGCGTGTAAAAAACAAAATGCAGTGCTCAAGGAAGGGCAATGAACTCGTTGTTTTGTGGCGCTGCGTGGTTGTGTTCCAAAATAGCTTGGATAATGATGGACATGAACGAAAGCCATATTTATGTACAAATAAGTGAGAGCTCATGATGCTTCACTAGTAGCAAATTCATTTTGAACAGTACACTCAAACTTCTCCATTAGTGCCACATTTCAGGGATGCAAGCAGAGAATGCAAATTGCATAGCAGGGAAAAAACACACGTTTTAAAAATAAGTTCATTTGAAATTTCACAATAGAGATGCTACTGATGAGCTAGGTATCTGTCCTTGACACAATTATCTGTATATCTGGCACAATAGAATTTCTTGCAAGATATGGGTATTCCCTTCTCTGCCAAACTGCTGATATTCTCAATTGGACTTCATACAGGAGGAACTTGAAGAGCTAAATAAGATGGATAAGGTGTCAACAGCACTGCAAGAGTACGTGTCAGTAAAACCCCGATCAATTCACATTTTACCATATGGTGTTACTGCTTAAAAAGCACCCACAGTGTGTATAATTGGTGACTGGGGGCTGACTGCATTATTAACCTTTTGTTAGGTTTGTAGTAACAATTGAAAGCAAAGCAGACCCTCTACTTCCTGTGTAAGTAACCACAAAAATATCATATTAGTTTGTCTATAGGATTATCTGAACATTTTTGTCAACTCATAGTCTAATAATGACTTATTTTTTCTGTAACTGCAGAACTACTGGAGCTGCTTACCAGTCTTGGGACAGGTGGTTTGAAGGTCCGCAGGATCTGCGTAGATGCAAATGCTGGTTTTTGTGACAAAATGTCAAGAATGCAAGCAGCAGCGAGGACCGATTCATTTCCCATAGAGTTTCTTCACAATCTCTGTTGAAGGAGCGGTATGAGAAGGGTACTGTGGAACACGGAGGCAGCACTGAGGACTGACTTAAGACTTTGTTCTTCAATAAGTTCTTTCTGTCTACTGCATTCCTGTGCATTACATTATCTCTGGTGCTGGTGAAGTATGAGATCTTAGCTCAAGAATGTCGTCCTAGTCTGAGAAATTATATGAACTCTCTTGTTTTTCCACCTAGTTATCATGTTGTTGGATATTCTGAAATCAACGTCGAACAATGAAAATTGACGATTATTTCTCTTTCTGAACTGTGACAAAAAAAAAAAGCATGGATGTATGTTTGTTGCTGTGAATGGAACTTCTGCTATTTTGTGAGTCTGATTATCTGATTACAACATGAGGAACATGCAACCTTCCATTTGACATTTTTTTGAGGATTACCTACCATTTGACTTTGCCACTGGAGCCTGCCCAGACTTGAGTGAAAAGCCCAATCCTAATTTGGCCCAACCAAATACTGGTAAGCAAGCACAAGATAGGCCACAAGTGAGGAGGTGACCTTATCCGAAGAAAGCCATGGCAGTGGCGCACACAGTCACCACCTTCACAGCCAGAAAGAACCCGAGCAATTACCAGAGTACAGAGGATGGCAATGGCGCCAGTGCCATCGCCCGCAAGCGCTTCTTCCTCCACCACCTCCCATCTCCTCCCGTCCTCCCCATCCATCTCTGCCTTCCTTGCCTCACACCCGGCCCTCACCCTCCTCCACACGCAATGCGCCACCATGGCTCACCTCCGCCAGCTCCACGCCGCGCTCGTCAAGTCTGGCCTCGCCAAAGACCCCATCGCCGCCAGCCGCGCCGTCGCCTTCTGCGCCGGCGAAGGACGCGACGCTGCCTACGCCGCGCGCATCGTGAGGCACCACCCGAGGCCCAACTCCTTCATGTGGAACACCGTCATAAGGGCGCTGTCCGACGGGCCCGGCCCGGACGCGGCTGTGGCGCTGTTTGTCGACATGCTCCGGTCGCCCACGCCGCCGGAGCGGCGCACGTTCCCGTCTCTGTTCGCGGCATACGCGCGCCTCGGCCGCGCCGACGACGGCGCGGCGCTCCACGGCATGGTGCTcaagctcggcctcgccggcgacgcgtATACACGCAACTCCATGATCGCCATGTACGCGTCCTGCGGCCGAGCGGACGAGGCGCTGGCGCTCTTCGGGCAGTGCCAGGTGTTCGACATCGTGTCGTGCAACAGCGCGATCGTGGCGCTCTCGAGGGCAGGGCGCGTCGACGAGGCGCGGGCGGTGTTCGACGACATGCCGGCCAGGACCGTGGCGACGTGGAGCGCCATGGTGAGCGCGTACTCCCGCGCCGCGAGGTGCCAAGACGCCGTCGACCTCTTCTCCGCGATGCAGGTGGACGGCGTGGAGCCGAACGCCAACGTGCTCGTCAGCGTCCTCGGCTGCTGCGCCAGCCTCGGCGCGCTGGAGCAGGGCGCGTGGGTGCACGCGTACATAGACAAGCACGACGTGGCCATGAACGCGCTCGTGGTCACCGCCCTCGTGGACATGTACTGCAAGTGTGGCTCCATACACAAGGCTCGCCAGGTGTTCGACACCTCAAGATCGCAGGGCATGGCCAAGCTGTCGTCCTGGAACGCCATGATGCTTGGCCTGGCAGCGCATGGGCAATGCCAAGAAGCGCTCGCCTTGTTCTCCGAGCTGGAACCTTACGGTCTCAGACCGGACAAGGTCACCTTCATCGCGATGCTGATGGCTTACGGCCATTCCGGCATGGCCGACGAGGCGAAGGCTCTGTTCGCGTCAATGGGGAGGGAATACGGTGTTACACCGGGGATCGAACACTATGGCTGCCTTGTCGATGCGCTCGCCCGGGCGGGAAGGCTCCGGGAGGCGGAGGACACCATCCGCGCAATGCCGATGAAGCCAGACGCGGCCATTTGGGGCGCCCTGCTCTCCGGATGCCGCTTGCACGGCGACGCGGAGGCAGGGGCACGCGCGGCGAGGGGAGCCGTGGAATGCGACCCACAGGACAGCGGCGCGTACGTGCTCGCGGCGAGTGTGCTTGCACGCGACGGCGAGGTAGGCCGGGGCTTGGGTGTCAGGGGGAAGATGCGGGAGGAGGGAGTGGCCAAGGTGCCTGGGTGTAGCATGATCGAGGTGAATGGTGTCGTCCACGAGTTCGTGAGCTAGTGCAAGTGTTCAACAGTTCGAGGTACAATACATAGCAACAGCAAAATACAGACTTGTTATATGGAGATTCAGTTTGATGACACTCGACAGATTTTTCTCATGTTTGGGCTGTGGTTTCAGTTTCGTTCTTTTTTACTAATATATATGTACCCATGTGACATGTCAAATACTCCGGTTTTTCGAAATGTCGTCGATCGATTAAAAAAGATTCAGTTAATTGATGCAAAACGAGAAAAACCATTACAACATAGTCACATGtggactactcacaaagcatg
This window of the Triticum aestivum cultivar Chinese Spring chromosome 5D, IWGSC CS RefSeq v2.1, whole genome shotgun sequence genome carries:
- the LOC123125515 gene encoding pentatricopeptide repeat-containing protein At2g42920, chloroplastic translates to MAMAPVPSPASASSSTTSHLLPSSPSISAFLASHPALTLLHTQCATMAHLRQLHAALVKSGLAKDPIAASRAVAFCAGEGRDAAYAARIVRHHPRPNSFMWNTVIRALSDGPGPDAAVALFVDMLRSPTPPERRTFPSLFAAYARLGRADDGAALHGMVLKLGLAGDAYTRNSMIAMYASCGRADEALALFGQCQVFDIVSCNSAIVALSRAGRVDEARAVFDDMPARTVATWSAMVSAYSRAARCQDAVDLFSAMQVDGVEPNANVLVSVLGCCASLGALEQGAWVHAYIDKHDVAMNALVVTALVDMYCKCGSIHKARQVFDTSRSQGMAKLSSWNAMMLGLAAHGQCQEALALFSELEPYGLRPDKVTFIAMLMAYGHSGMADEAKALFASMGREYGVTPGIEHYGCLVDALARAGRLREAEDTIRAMPMKPDAAIWGALLSGCRLHGDAEAGARAARGAVECDPQDSGAYVLAASVLARDGEVGRGLGVRGKMREEGVAKVPGCSMIEVNGVVHEFVS